In the genome of Vicia villosa cultivar HV-30 ecotype Madison, WI linkage group LG7, Vvil1.0, whole genome shotgun sequence, one region contains:
- the LOC131616863 gene encoding methyl-CpG-binding domain protein 4-like protein: protein MENKNVDNLFNEFAYKGSSEGEHPKKTVFLSPCLSRKCVKKRKCEATENLKIQDSSYLAQIYEYLATVEEITNKASLLLQNVSDSSRGGYQVEDNCMKDINDFLNQYVYHSRSVSISTKRESEYRAIVKEAKIKFESILEDLSNSFQQAPKVEEGSSPVPPKMKSKSRGKKTQPFLKAERYKEAYKRKSPENNWLPPRSHWNLIQEDHFHDPWRVLVICMLLNRTTGAQTKKVLDEFFKLCPDAESCMRVSRDEIQEVIKSLGLQGKRSAMLQRLSCEYLSESWTHVTELHSVGKYAADAYAIFCTGKWDEVEPNDHMLNKYWKFLRNL, encoded by the exons ATGGAAAATAAGAATGTGGATAATCTGTTCAATGAGTTTGCATATAAGGGAAGCAGTGAAGGGGAGCATCCAAAGAAAACGGTGTTTTTGTCTCCTTGTCTTTCTAGAAAGTGTGTTAAGAAGAGGAAATGTGAAGCAACTGAAAATTTGAAAATCCAAGATTCTTCTTATTTGGCACAAATCTATGAATATTTAGCTACAGTTGAAGAGATTACAAATAAGGCTAGTTTGTTACTTCAAAATGTCTCTGACTCCTCTAGAGGAGGGTATCAAGTTGAAGATAACTGTATGAAGGatattaatgattttttgaatCAATATGTATACCATAGTAGGAGTGTATCGATTTCAACAAAGCGTGAATCTGAATATAGAGCTATAGTCAAAGAGGCTAAAATTAAGTTTGAATCGATACTTGAAGATTTATCTAACTCCTTTCAACAAGCACCTAAAGTTGAAGAGGGTTCGTCTCCTGTTCCTCCTAAAATGAAATCCAAAAGTCGTGGTAAGAAAACTCAACCTTTTCTTAAGGCCGAGAGATATAAGGAAGCTTACAAAAGAAAAAGTCCGGAAAACAATTGGCTGCCTCCACGTTCTCATTGGAATCTCATTCAAGAGGATCATTTTCATGATCCATGGAGAGTCTTAGTTATTTGTATGCTATTAAACCGAACTACTGGTGCGCAG ACAAAAAAAGTTTTAGACGAGTTTTTCAAGTTATGTCCGGACGCCGAGTCTTGCATGCGAGTATCAAGAGATGAGATACAAGAGGTAATAAAGTCATTAGGTCTTCAAGGGAAAAGGTCGGCGATGCTGCAACGCCTTTCTTGTGAATACTTGTCCGAGAGTTGGACCCATGTAACTGAACTCCATAGTGTCGGCAA GTATGCCGCGGATGCTTATGCTATATTTTGTACTGGAAAGTGGGATGAAGTTGAGCCAAATGATCATATGCTGAACAAATATTGGAAATTTCTTCGTAATTTGTGA
- the LOC131616852 gene encoding uncharacterized protein LOC131616852 → MGRKRVRERVYGPDGSAFFNCEKCGVSVAISLADMHHCESNKIHYRILQPPPAPQFFDHPRSPYRIFMENFARGKEMESYLEVEKLGFEMWQNMSQQDKFPFVSHAKILDCCHRKRLKREANQSIELSNDYSYYVYSIVCYELGIFYRNAIV, encoded by the exons ATGGGACGAAAAAGAGTTAGAGAAAGGGTTTATGGTCCTGATGGAAGTGCTTTTTTCAACTG TGAAAAATGTGGAGTTTCTGTTGCTATTTCATTGGCTGATATGCATCATTGTGAATCCAATAAAATCCATTATAGGATTCTCCAACCACCACCAGCTCCTCAGTTCTTCGATCACCCGCGTTCCCCTTACCGTATTTTTAT ggAAAACTTTGCCAGAGGCAAAGAGATGGAAAGTTATCTTgaagttgagaaattagggtttgaaaTGTGGCAGAATATGTCTCAACag gaCAAGTTCCCATTTGTCTCTCATGCTAAAATATTGGACTGTTGTCACCGAAAAAGGTTGAAACGCGAGGCCAATCAGAGTATAGAG CTATCCAATGATTACTCTTATTACGTATATTCAATTGTTTGTTATGAACTGGGAATTTTCTATAGAAATGCTATAGTTTGA